Proteins from one Verrucomicrobiota bacterium genomic window:
- a CDS encoding xanthine dehydrogenase family protein subunit M: protein MIPAAFDYVRPATLDEALDVLARHGDDAKVLAGGHSLIPAMKLRLAQPKVIVDIGRIGGLRSISEQDGKIAIGALATHYDVESSDLLGRSCPLLPEVAARIGDVQVRNKGTIGGSCVHADPAADWPAAMLALDAEFELAGPRGGRIVAAKDFFVDMLTSAVEPGEILKTLRVPVTAKSVAYVRFTQKASGFAIAGVAVVLDTSRKVAAVAVTGVAPKPYRAAAVESLLHGSELSAATIAAAAQKAVDGVDPLSDIHASAEFRAHLACVHAKRALELAASRK from the coding sequence ATGATCCCCGCTGCGTTCGACTACGTCCGGCCTGCGACGCTCGACGAGGCGCTCGACGTCCTGGCCAGACACGGCGATGATGCCAAGGTGCTCGCCGGGGGCCACAGCCTGATCCCGGCGATGAAGCTCCGGCTCGCACAACCCAAGGTGATAGTCGACATCGGCCGGATCGGCGGCCTTCGCTCAATCAGCGAACAGGACGGAAAAATCGCGATCGGCGCGCTCGCCACCCATTATGACGTTGAGTCGTCCGATCTTCTCGGACGCTCCTGCCCGCTTCTGCCCGAGGTCGCCGCCAGGATCGGTGACGTGCAGGTGCGCAACAAAGGAACCATCGGCGGCAGCTGCGTCCACGCCGATCCTGCGGCCGACTGGCCGGCGGCGATGCTCGCGCTCGACGCTGAATTTGAGCTTGCCGGCCCGCGCGGAGGCCGGATCGTGGCCGCGAAGGACTTCTTCGTGGACATGCTGACGTCGGCCGTCGAGCCGGGTGAAATCCTCAAGACGCTTCGCGTGCCGGTGACCGCGAAGTCGGTGGCGTACGTCAGGTTCACGCAGAAGGCGAGCGGCTTTGCAATCGCCGGCGTCGCCGTCGTCCTGGACACATCCCGGAAGGTTGCTGCCGTCGCGGTAACGGGCGTAGCCCCGAAGCCGTATCGCGCCGCCGCCGTGGAATCTTTGCTTCACGGATCGGAGTTATCGGCGGCAACAATCGCCGCAGCGGCTCAGAAAGCGGTTGACGGAGTTGATCCGCTCTCGGATATCCACGCCTCAGCGGAATTCCGGGCGCATCTTGCGTGCGTCCACGCAAAGCGGGCCCTGGAACTCGCTGCGAGCCGCAAATGA
- a CDS encoding carbon monoxide dehydrogenase subunit G, which yields MKLSATHAYNAPQEKVFAALVDPAVLQKCIDGCEKMEQTGEDSYSAHLKIGVAGLKGSYVGKVRIAEKNPPVSFTLQADGKGAPGWVKGIARIRISPKGEGSELQCESEGQVGGLIAAVGSRLVDAAAKKMLDEFFRKLGQQLSA from the coding sequence ATGAAGCTTTCCGCGACACACGCGTACAACGCCCCGCAGGAGAAGGTCTTTGCGGCGCTCGTCGATCCGGCGGTTCTCCAGAAGTGCATCGACGGTTGCGAGAAGATGGAGCAGACCGGAGAAGACAGTTACTCCGCGCATCTGAAAATCGGCGTTGCCGGCTTGAAGGGAAGCTACGTCGGGAAGGTGCGCATCGCGGAGAAGAACCCGCCGGTGTCGTTTACGCTTCAGGCTGATGGGAAGGGCGCTCCCGGTTGGGTAAAGGGGATCGCCCGGATCCGAATCTCGCCGAAGGGCGAGGGGAGTGAGCTCCAATGTGAATCGGAAGGGCAGGTTGGTGGGCTCATTGCGGCGGTAGGGTCGCGGCTCGTGGACGCGGCGGCGAAGAAGATGCTGGACGAATTCTTCCGCAAACTGGGCCAGCAGCTCAGCGCCTGA